Within the Candidatus Saccharibacteria bacterium oral taxon 488 genome, the region GCGCGGTATGGTAATCCGTCAAAGCACCTCAGGGTAATCGCGGTGACGGGGACGAATGGCAAGACGACGACATCGTGCTATATTAATGAGATTTTGAAAGAGGCTCATTTCACGACCGCAATGTTTACCACAGCGGTGATCGAGGTGGCGGGTGAGCGAAAACTCAACGACCTCAATGCCACGGTGGCGAGTACGGCGCGGATGCAGCGGTTTTTCCGCGATGCCAAGCGGGCGAACGCTGACTACATAGTGCTGGAGGTGACGAGTCATGCGCTGGATCAGCATAAGCTGGACGGTGTACCGATCGAGGCGGCGGTGATGACGAATTTGACACAGGATCACCTCGACTATCACAAGACGATGGAAGAGTACGCGGCGGCCAAGGGCAAGCTGTTTCAGCTGCGGCCGCGGTTTATCGTGCTCAACCGCGATGACGAGTGGTATGATTATTTCAATCAGTTTGTCGCCAGCGAGCAAAAGATGACGTATGGCCGAAGCGTGGAGGCTGAGGCAAAGATTACCCACGTCAAGTTGTACCGCAAGGGCACCGAGGCCGACGTAGTGCTGGATCATCAGACACACTTGGAGTTGGCGACAAATCTGCCGGGCGAGTTCAACGTGATGAATATGACGGCCGCGACGACGCTGGCGTATCTCTTGGGTGTCAAGCTGGAGGATATCCAGGAGGGCGTAGCGAATGTCGAGGCCGTGCCGGGGCGGTTTGAGCGAGCGGTCGAGGGGCTGGGCTATGACGTGATCGTTGATTATGCTCATACGCCGGATGCGCTGGAAAAACTGCTGGCGGCGGCCCGCGGCATCACCAAGCAGCGGGTGATCTTGGTGTTCGGGGCGTGTGGCGATCGTGATCAGGGCAAGCGACCGATTATGGGCGAGATCGCGGCGCGTGGGGCGGATCGGATTTTCCTGACTGATGAGGAGAGCTATAACGAAGATCCAGAACAAATCCGGCGGATGTTGATGGAGGGAATTGAGCGCGGTCGCGGTGACGCAAAAACGACGGAAATTGCCGATCGGCATCAGGCGATTGAGCGAGCGCTTGGCTGCGCCAAGAAGGGCGATATGGTGCTGATCACCGGTATGGGTCACGAGCAGTATCGGATCGTCAATGGTCAGCGGCTGCCGTGGAATGATAGCCAGGTGGTGCGCGAGATCGTTGGTCGGGAACGGGTGGCGTGAGGCATGCGGCTACTATTGGTAACCAGAGGCATTCCTGGCTCTGGTAAGTCGACGTTTCTCGCGGAGCAGGGGCTTGATAATTATACGTTGTCGCCGGACGCGATACGATTGATGCTGGCGTCGCCGCAGTTGACGCTTGACGGACAAACGACCATGCCGTCGCGTC harbors:
- a CDS encoding UDP-N-acetylmuramoyl-L-alanyl-D-glutamate--2,6-diaminopimelate ligase, giving the protein MKAILVKFVRKVLPGGMLRRLENGYRRLRVKLVSARYGNPSKHLRVIAVTGTNGKTTTSCYINEILKEAHFTTAMFTTAVIEVAGERKLNDLNATVASTARMQRFFRDAKRANADYIVLEVTSHALDQHKLDGVPIEAAVMTNLTQDHLDYHKTMEEYAAAKGKLFQLRPRFIVLNRDDEWYDYFNQFVASEQKMTYGRSVEAEAKITHVKLYRKGTEADVVLDHQTHLELATNLPGEFNVMNMTAATTLAYLLGVKLEDIQEGVANVEAVPGRFERAVEGLGYDVIVDYAHTPDALEKLLAAARGITKQRVILVFGACGDRDQGKRPIMGEIAARGADRIFLTDEESYNEDPEQIRRMLMEGIERGRGDAKTTEIADRHQAIERALGCAKKGDMVLITGMGHEQYRIVNGQRLPWNDSQVVREIVGRERVA